The genomic region CGAGGGAGGAAGGTGCGGATGAGACGCCGTGAATTTCTGGTCGGGGCCGCGATGCTCGCCGGCACGATGGCGCGAAGCCGGGCCGCGGACATCCCCGTCCCCTCGCCCGACGGGCTCGACCGCATCACGGCATTCTTCGACGACGAGGTCGCAAGCGGCCGCCTGCCGGGCGCGGTGATCCTGGTTCAGCAGCACGGCAAGCCGGTCTATCTGAAGTGCTTCGGCGTGCGCGACACCAGGACGGGCCTTGCGATGACGCCGGATACGATCTTCGCCATCCACTCCATGACCAAGCCGATCACGTGCCTTGGCGCGATGATGCTGATCGACGAGGGCAAGCTTGCGCTGGCCGACCCCGTGTCGAAATACGTCCCGCTGTTCGCGGGGACCAAGGTGGGCCGCGAGGTGACCCTGCCCGGCGGCACGGTCGAGCTGGACCTCGACCCACCTGACCGCCCCGTCAACATCGAGGATCTGCTGCGGCATACTTCGGGCATCAGCTACGATTACATCGGCGCCGAATGGGTCGAGCACGCCTACAGGGCCGCCAACATTTTCGCGGGTCACTTCAACAACAGGCAGTTCGCCGATCGCATCGCCGAACTGCCGCTGGCGCGGCAGCCTGGAACGCTGTGGCGCTACGGCCATTCCACCGACGTGCTCGGCAGCGTCATCGAGATCGTCTCGGGCCAGACGCTGTACGATTTCCTGAAGGCCCGCATCTTCGATCCGCTCGGCATGAACAGCACCAAATTCGCGCTCGCGACCGAGGAGGAGCTGGCGCGGATGGCGCGGCCGCTGCCGAACGACGTCATCCTGCTCGCCGGCGAGCGCGACCGCCTGGACCATCCGGAATGGCAGTCCGGCGGCGGCGGCCTGCTCTCGACCATCACCGACTATCAGCGCTTCGCGCAGATGCTGCTCAACGGCGGCGAGCTCGAAGGCAGGCGCTACCTCAGCCCGGCCGCGTTCAAGGCCATGACGACCGATCAGATCGGGCCGGGCTCCGGCGTCGGACGCGACTATTTCTATTTCCCGGGCGACGGCTTCGGCTATGGCTACGGCCTTGCGGTGCGCACCGATCCCGGCAATGCGAAACCGCCGCCGCCGGGCTCGCTCGGCGAACTGAAATGGGACTCGGGGAGCGGCACCTATTTCGGCGTCGATCCCAAGCTCGACATGGTCTACCTCATGATGCAGCAGACCCAGAACGAGCGCGGCCGCATCACGCCCGCGTTCAAGGCGCTGGTCTACGATTGCTATCCGCCCGAACTACGCCGCCCGTGAGGTGCGCTGACCGAAATCGGCAAGGAGCTTTCCGATCTCGGCCGCGGGCCGCGCGTCGCTGAACAGAAATCCCTGCACCTCGTTGCAGCCTTCGGCTCGCAGCCAGTCGAGCTGATCCTCGGTCTCCACGCCCTCGGCGGTCGTAGTGATGTTGAGGCTGCGGCCGAGCCCGGAGATCGCGCGCACGATCGCACCGCAATCGGGCCGCTGCGCCAGATCCTTGACGAAGGAGCGGTCGATCTTGATCTTGATCTTGTCGAAGGGAAAGCTGCGGAGATAGCTCAGGCTGGAATAGCCAGTGCCGAAATCGTCCATGGAAATGCCGACGCCGAGCTCGCGCAATTGGTGCAAGGTGGCGACATTGGCGTCGGTCTCGGCCAGGAAGATCGACTCGGTGATCTCGAGCTCGAGCCGCTTCGGCGACAGGCCGGACTGCGCCAGGGCCGAGATCACGACCTGGACCAGGTTGCGGCTGCGGAATTGCGCCGGCGACAGGTTGACGGCGACCTTGACGTCGACGGGCCATTTCACCGCCTCAGTGCAGGCTTCGCGCAGCACCCATTCGCCGAGCTGGGTGATCAGGCCGATGTCTTCGGCGACCGGGATGAACTCGGCGGGCGAGATCATGCCCTTGTCCGGATGACGCCAGCGCAGCAGCGACTCGAATCCTGAGATGCGGTCGGAGGCGATGGACACCAGCGGCTGATAGTGCAGCTCGAACTCGCCGTTGGCGAACGCCCGGCGCAGATCCAGCTCCATGTCGCGGCGCCTCTGAGCCTGGAGATCCATCTCACGCTCGAAGAAGTGGTGCACGCCGCCGCCGTCGGCCTTGGCCCGGTACAGCGCCATGTCGGCATTGCGCATCAACTCTTCCGGCGTCGCCCCGTCGCCCGGCGACAGCGCGATGCCCATGCTGGCGCCGATCACCATCTCCTGTCCATCGACGTCGTAAGGCGCCTTCAGCATGTCGATCAGCCGAGACGCGCAGGCGCTGGCCTCGTTCGGCGAGACGTCGGCAGCCAAGATGACGGCGAACTCGTCGCCGCCGAGCCGCGCGGCGAGATTGCTGCCGCGGACCGCAATGGTCAGGCGCTCGGCGACCTGCTTCAACAGGCGATCGCCCACCGGATGGCCGAAGGAATCGTTGATGTTCTTGAACAGGTCGAGATCGATGTAGAGCACGCCGACCCGCTTTCCCGCAGCCTGGTCCAGCGCTTGCTTCAACCGCTCCTGGAAGTGTTCGCGGTTCGGCAAATCGGTGAGCCCGTCATGATGCGCCATGTAGGCGATGCGCGCTTCGGCCTTGCGCCGCTCGGTGATGTCGACCACCGCCACCAGATACCCGTCGCGTTCGTCGAAGGCGACGCGACGGCCGAAGGTGACCACCTCGATTCCGTCATCCTGAGGCGCGAGTGGCGCGATTCACAGCATCGCGCCGGGAGCCTCGAAGGATGAACGGCCGGGATGCAGCCGGGCTGTCGCCCTTCGAGGCCTCCGCTTCGCTCCGGCACCTCAGGGTGACGTCTTAGATGATGCTCGCGGTCGCATTTGATATTGGCTTTCGACGTTCAGGCACGCCTTCGCATCCTCGCGGCACATCTCGCCCGAGCTTTGCATGATCACCTCACCCTCAATTGAAAGAGCAACTGGGGTCGGAGTAGACCGGCGATCAGACGGGCTCAAGGCTGGTGCTGGCGCACCCCCGCCTTCGGCGGCTGACGGCCTTGACCCCGTCTGCACGCCGGTCTTTGGGCTGGGCATGCGCTCGGCCGAAGTCCGAGCGCGAGATAGACGCGCTCGTCAAGCCACCCTGTATCTTTTCGGATCCCACGTCTCGCCGCGAGCGATCATGGTGTTGAGGATGATGATCAGCTTGCGTATGCAGGCGACGATCGCGATCTTTGGCGGCTTGCCCTTGGCAATCAGGCGTTCATAGAAGGCCTTGAACACCGGATTGTTCAGCGTCGCGGCGCCGACGCAGGGCATGTAAAGGGCATTTCGCACCCAGCGGCGGCCCCCCTTGATGCAGCGTTCACCTCGACGTTTGCCGCTATCGTCGTCATAAGGAGCAACGCCCACCAACGCGGCGGCAACTTCATCGCTCACCTGCCCCAGCTCCGGTAGTCCTCCAAGCAGCGCCATTGCGGTCCCCTCAGCAAAGCCTGGTACGCTCTGGATGATCTCGGCGCGTTTGGCAAAGTCCGGCGTTGTCTTGATCGTCGCCGCGATCGCGGTATCGAGCGCGGCGATTTCGTCAGCTAGCTTCTTAAGAAGACGCGCGCGAGCCTTCCGAACAAGGGCCGGCGCTTCATGCTCCTTCTGCATTTCCAGGCGAGCCCTGACGTCAATCAGGCCTTGGCGTCCCCTCACCAGTGCCTTCATCTCCTCGTGAGCG from Bradyrhizobium sp. CB1015 harbors:
- a CDS encoding serine hydrolase — protein: MRRREFLVGAAMLAGTMARSRAADIPVPSPDGLDRITAFFDDEVASGRLPGAVILVQQHGKPVYLKCFGVRDTRTGLAMTPDTIFAIHSMTKPITCLGAMMLIDEGKLALADPVSKYVPLFAGTKVGREVTLPGGTVELDLDPPDRPVNIEDLLRHTSGISYDYIGAEWVEHAYRAANIFAGHFNNRQFADRIAELPLARQPGTLWRYGHSTDVLGSVIEIVSGQTLYDFLKARIFDPLGMNSTKFALATEEELARMARPLPNDVILLAGERDRLDHPEWQSGGGGLLSTITDYQRFAQMLLNGGELEGRRYLSPAAFKAMTTDQIGPGSGVGRDYFYFPGDGFGYGYGLAVRTDPGNAKPPPPGSLGELKWDSGSGTYFGVDPKLDMVYLMMQQTQNERGRITPAFKALVYDCYPPELRRP
- a CDS encoding transposase translates to MISWFAETFSEAPSQVDNPAHEEMKALVRGRQGLIDVRARLEMQKEHEAPALVRKARARLLKKLADEIAALDTAIAATIKTTPDFAKRAEIIQSVPGFAEGTAMALLGGLPELGQVSDEVAAALVGVAPYDDDSGKRRGERCIKGGRRWVRNALYMPCVGAATLNNPVFKAFYERLIAKGKPPKIAIVACIRKLIIILNTMIARGETWDPKRYRVA